Genomic segment of Bdellovibrionota bacterium:
CTTCGATGTCTTGGGTGAGCTGTTCATCGGTCGTTTCGTATTCTTCCATCATGAGATCGCGGATTTGTTTCCCGGTGCGCGTGCCGTCCATCAGCTCCCAAATCCGGGCTGCCGTCGGGTTCAACGAATAAAGCCGGTTGTCGTCGGTGACGTTCGCGCGAATGGGTAATAGAATCCCCTCGTCATCGATCCGTCGAAAAACGAA
This window contains:
- a CDS encoding PqqD family protein; translated protein: MTALPSRPTKNWLSNTLARNPDFVFRRIDDEGILLPIRANVTDDNRLYSLNPTAARIWELMDGTRTGKQIRDLMMEEYETTDEQLTQDIEALVNMLSGVGGVTVGEEK